The DNA region TTGACCGATCGGTCGAGCCTCCGACTGCCATCGGCGGTCTCGTCCATGATGGAAATCGCGGCGTACCCAGCGGTAGAGGCGTCTATGACTGGGCCGCCCGGAGCGGCGCAGCGCTGCTTTCATCCCGCCGGGAAGAGCTGCTTCGCTGGCTGAAAATCGACGGCCATGTGAGGCAAACCCAGCCTCCCGGCGGTCTGAACGGCTGAAGCTGAGCTTCTGTTTAGGCGTACGATCGAAGACGGTAGCGTAAGTTCGGCTGGTGTGGGGAAAGGCGGTAGCGCTCCACTGAGTCGAACCCCCGAGCCCATCACGGTCAGGCCGGCCGCGAGTTAGCTTGACCGAAGAAGTGGGCCGCCCGCGGCACTCGGTCGCAGTTCGGAAAACACCGTTTGAAAAGCCGTTTTAGTTGCGGGCCTCTCAAACGGTTTTTCTCGCTAGATCTTTGATTTTATTGGTGGGCGCACAAGGATTCGAACCTTGGACCCGCTGATTAAGAGTCAGCTGCTCTACCAACTGAGCTATGCGCCCTCCGATCCGCACGCAGATGCGCGGGGAGAGGCGGGCTCCCTACCAAACCACAGGAGGGGAGTAAAGGACCGATTTCGCTGCGAGCTGCCGGGGACGCGATTTGCAGGTCATGACGACGATCGGATCATGCGCCGGCGCCAACCTCTCCCCTCGTGGGAGAGGTCGGCTTCGAAGAGCGCAGCGATGAGAAGCCGGGTGAGGGGGGCAGCGCCCGCTCTCGGAGGCGCCCTCCAATACCCAGCTTCCGAATGCAGGAGCTGCCCCCCTCACCCGGAGCCTTCGCTTCGCTCGGGCTCCGACCTCTCCCGCAAGGGGAGAGGTGAGGCCGAGCGCTTGTTCCGCGCGATCTGCGCGAGCCGATTATTCCTCGGCGACGAGCGCCAGCACGCGCAACGGGCTTCCCGAGCCGTGCTCGATCTTCAAGGGCGCAGTGAAGATCACCGATCCGGTCGCAGGCAGCTGATCGAGATTGCACAGGCTCGCGAGGCCGAAGCGGTTCGACCCATGCATCATGTTGTGGGACGGGAAGGGCGGCTCGAAGCTATGCGCTTGCCCGGCATCCGTGCCGACCGCCTCGACGCCAAAACCGTTGACGTCGCGCTCCTGCGTCAGGAAGCGGATCGCCTCGACATTGGGGCCAGGCACATGCGGGCCGTCCTCCTTCATGTTGAGGAAGGCCGACGGATCGTCACGCTTCGACCAATCGGTGCGCATCAGCACCCAATGACCTTTCGGGATCTTGCCGTGCTTCTTCTCCCAGGCGAGGATGTGCTTCGGCGTCAGCAGGAACTTCTCGTCCTTCGCCGCTTCCTTCGAGCAGTCGATGACGCAGGCCGGCGCCACGAAGCGCTGCACGTCGATCGTGTCGGTCGAACCGTCGGCATAATCCTTGCCGGTCACCCAATGGATCGGGGCGTCGAAATGGGTCCCGGTGTGCTCGCCGCAAGAGATGTTGTTCCAGTACCAGCCAGGTCCCTTTTCGTCATAGTGGGAGATTTGCGAGATCGAGAACGCATTCGATTGGGCGAAGGGCGGTGGAAGCTGGATCACCGGGGTCGACGGCTTCAAGGTCTGGGTCAGATCGACGATGCGGATCTTGCGCTTCGCGATCTGCTTGGCGAGTTTTTCGAGAATGTCCGTGGCCATGTTGTGATCCTCCATGCTTCATCCTAGCGCCAGACATCCGGCCTCGACAAATGCGTCAGATCGGCCGGCAAGACCTCTTCACATGGTCTTGAACGGAAAGGGCGATTTGCGCGCCTCCCGAGAGGCGCCGGCAAGCGGCGATCGCCGGGACGGGGCGAGCATGCCTCAGGCCGGCAGCTTCGCAGGCTCGGCTTTCGCCTGAGCCGGCAAGGCGGGAACGCCGCTCGCCGCATACGCCGCGGTCGCTGCATTGAAGCCGCGCCCGGCGAGGCCGATATCGTCGGCGATCACGACCATGCGGTAGCCCTCGGCGCGTCGTCTCGCAGCTGCGTCCCCCGAGGTCGTGAAGATGCCGCAAGGCGTCCAATGGGCCCGGCAGGCGGCGAGAATGTCGCGGCAGGCATCCTCGTGGCGCGCGTCGATGGCGGGGAAGGTGCCGAGCGAGAGCGCGAGGTCGCCGGTGCCGATGAAGACCAGATCGACGCCTTCGGTCGCCGCGATCTTCTTGGCGTTCTTCATGCCCCTTGCGGTCTCGATCATCACCGCGACCACGATGCCGCGCTCGGCCGCCCCGTGATAATCCACATAATCGGCGAGCGGGCGCGCCCCGCCGCCCGAGCGCTCCCCAAGCGGGGGATAGCGCGACGCCTTCACGGCGCGCGCCGCCTGCTTGCCCGTCTCCACCAGCGGCACGATGACGCCCTCGGCGCCGGCATCGAGCGCCTGGCCGATGGCGAGCGGGGTGTTCTCGGCAACGCGGGCCATGACCGGGATCTCCGACGGGACGACGCCGATCGCGGCCTCCATCCCCTGCCGGTCCCACAGCCCATGCTGCAGGTCGAGCACGATGGCATCCGGGCGCGCCCGCGCCGCGATCTCGGTGAGCGCCACCGAGCCCAAAGACAGCCAGATCACGCCGAGGCGATCGCCCCGGTCGATGCGGTAGCGCAAGCTGGAGCGCTTAGGAACGAACATGCGGGCCCTCCGGACAAGGAAACCCGCATCCTGCGCCAAGCTACCCGTCCGGGCCGGAAATTAGGGGGAGGGCGCTCCTGAGGTCAATGCATTGCGGCGGGCGCGGTTAATGCAAATGAGGCGAGAGCAGGATCGGCGGCGACCTCCTTCAACGCTTCCAATCGCGTTGCATTGTATGTAGTCGGCTATATAAATTCTCATCCGAGCTTGCTGCGCGACCTGTTTTTCACCTGTATTATCAGGCAATATCAGGTGGAATGCCGGGGATTGGGCGTCCCGCGCAAACGAGGCATGTGCGCCCGGGCCAAAGCGGATGGACATTTGGGCTTATGGGATCGATTGGGCCTGCGCGATCCGAAGCCGCAGACGGCGCATCCGTGCCTGAGGAGGGCAGGTCATGATCGCCAGCTGGACGGTCATCCTGTCGGCGCTCGTCTATCTGTGCTTCCTGTTCGTGGTCGCCCAATATGGCGATCGCGGCGGCAGGTCCTGGCTGTCGGGACGACCGCGCGCCACCATCTATGCGCTGGGCCTCAGCGTCTATTGCACCTCCTGGACGATCTACGGTTCGGTCGATTTCGCCGCCATCAACGGCATCGCCTTTCTCGGCATCTATGTCGGCCCGGCCCTCGTCTTCCTGTTCGGCACGCGCTTGCTCACCCGCATCGCGCGCATCGCCAAATCGCAGAACTCGACCTCGATCGCCGATCTGATCGCCGCCCGCTACGGCAAGAACGAGTTGGTCGCCGCGGCCGTCGCGCTCATCGCCTTGATCGCCGTGATCCCCTACATCGCCTTGCAGCTCAAGGCGGTGTCCGCCTCGCTGACGGCCGTGCTGACCAGCCTCGAGGGCGGCTCGGCAGCGGGTCCGCTTCTGATCTTCGGGGATTTGTCGCTCATCGTCGCGCTGGTGCTGTCGGGCTTCGCGGTCGCCTTCGGCACCCGCCATATCGACGCCACCGAGCATCAGGATGGGTTGATGCTGGCGATCGCCATGGAAGCGATCGTCAAGCTCGTGGCCTTCCTGATCGTCGGCGTGGTGATCGTCGCCCCCGATCTCCTCGATCGCCTGCCGCAAGCAGCCGCGGCCGCCTCCGCTGCCTCTTTCAATCCCTGGCGGCTGAGCGATCCGGTGAGCTTCCTGACCATGGCGGGCCTGTCGGTCGCGGCCATCCTGCTGCTGCCGCGGCAATTCCACGTGACCGTGGTCGAGAACCGCAATCTCGGAGATATCCGTCGCTCGTCCTGGATGTTCCCGCTCTATCTCGTCCTCATCAACCTGCTGGTCGTGCCGATCGCCATGGCGGGGCTGCCGCTGCTGCCGAAAGCCCCCTCCGACAACGCCATGCTGTTGCTCGCCGTGCCGCTGCAGCGGGGCGAGACCTTGACGGCGCTGATCGCCTTCATCGGCGGCCTGTCGGCCTCGACCGCCATGGTCATCGTCGATTCGATCGCGGTCGCCATCATGATCTCGAACCATCTCGCCGTGCCGCTGGTGCTGCGCCTCACCTTCCTGCGCCAGCGCCTGTTGCGCGAGCCGGGACGGCAAAGCTTCGCCGAGGCGCCTGCGCGAGACATGACCGGCTTCATCCTGTCGGTGCGCCGCGTCGCCATCATCACCGTGGTGCTGCTCGGCTATCTCTATTTCCGTGGTGCGCGCGGCGAAGCGCTGGCGACGATCGGCCTGTTGTCCTTCGCGGCCATCGCCCAGATCCTGCCGACCTTTCTGGGCGCGATGTTCTGGCGGCGCGCCAATGCCCGGGGGGCGCTCGTCGCCCTCCTCATCGGCAGCGCCATCTGGACCTACACCTTGCTGCTCCCGACCTTCGCTGGAACGCGGCGTGGCCTCGATGCGCTCATCGCGCATGGGCCCTGGGGCCTGGGCTTCCTGCGCCCCGAGCACCTGTTCGGGCTCGAGCTGCCTTCGCTCGCGCATGGCGTGTTCTGGAGCCTCGCCGCGAATGCCGTTGCCCTCATCGTCTTCTCGCTCAGCCGCGCCCCGACCGTGATGGAACGCGCCCAGGCCGGCGTCTTCCTCGATCGCGGCCGGGACCGCGGCGTCCCGCTCTTCGCCCGGCGCGGCGTGGTCAGCGTGGCGGATTTGCGCGACACGCTCTCGCGCTATCTCGGCCCCGACCGTGCGGCGCGGGCCTTCGATGCCTTCCTGGCCGATCGCGGCGGGGAGGCCGCGCTCGATGCCCAGGCCGATGCCGAGCTCATCCGGCGCGTCGAGCATCTCCTCTCCTCGGCGATCGGGGCGGCCTCCGCGCGCCTCGTCCTCGCCTTGCTCACCCGCCGCCAGGCCGTTTCGAGCCGCGACGCGCTGCAGCTTCTCGGCGACACCTCGGCGGCGCTGCAGCAGGACCGCGATCTGTTGCAGCATGCGCTCGACCATGTGCGCCAAGGCATCACGGTGATCGACAAGGATCGCTGCCTGCTCGCCTGGAACACGGCTTGGCTGGAGCTCTACCAATTGCCGGATGGCCTGTTGAAGCCTGGCGTCAAGCTCGACGAGATCGTGCGCTTCAACGCCCGCCGCGGCCTCTATGGCGAGGGCGACGAGGAAGCCTTCGTCGCCCAGCGCGTGCGCAGCTTCTTCGACAGGATCGATCCGGTGCGGCTGCGCCTCTACCCCTCGCGGGCCGTGATCGAGGTGCGCTCCAACCCGCTTCCCGATGGCGGCGTGGTGACCACCTATACGGATGTGACAGCAAGCGTCGCGGCGGAAGAGAAGCTCGCCATCGCCAACGAGACGCTGGAGGGCAGGGTGAAGGAGCGCACCAGCGAACTGGAGCGCCTCAACGCCGAGCTCATTCGCGCCAAGGCCTTCGCCGAGGAGGCCAATGCTTCGAAGACGCGCTTCCTCGCGGCCGCGAGCCACGACATCCTGCAGCCGCTCAACGCCGCGCGGCTCTACGCCTCGGCCTTCGCCGAGCGCCCGCGCGCGGCCGGCGCCGCCGAGCTCGCGAGCCATGTGGACGGCTCGCTCGAGGTGGTCGAGGGCATCATCTCCGAGCTTCTCGACATTGCCCGCTTCGATGCCGGCGCCATGCGTCCCGAGATCGTCGCGGTGCGGCTCGACGATTTGCTGCGGCAGCTCGAACGGGAATACGGCCCGCAGGCTGAGGGGAAGGGCTTGCGGCTCATCCGGTCGCCATCGAGCCTGGTCGTCTCGACCGACCGGTTGCTGCTGCGACGCCTGTTGCAGAACCTCGTCTCGAACGCCATCAAATATACGCGCTCGGGCGGCGTGCTGGTCGGGGCGCGGCGGCGCGGCGCGCAAGTGCGCATCGAGGTCTGGGACACCGGCGTCGGCATCCCGCAAGGTCAGCAGAGCGCCATCTTCGAGGAGTTCAAGCGCCTGCCGGAAGGGGCGAGCCAGGCACAGGGGGTGGGGCTTGGCCTGTCCATCGTGCGCCGCATCGCCGATCTCCTGACGGCGCCGCTCACCATCCGCTCGCTGCCGCAGCGCGGCTCGGTGTTCTCGATCTCGCTGCCCGCGACCTCCGAGCCGCCGCAGAGCCTGCCGCAGCGGCGCTTCGCGGTGCGAGGCGGCGGCGGTTATGCCGGGTTGAGGATCCTGGTGATCGACAACGAGCCCGCCATCCTCTCCGGCATGCGCATCCTGCTCGAAGGTTGGGGCTGCGTCTGCCTGACGGCGGCCCATGCGCGCGAAGCCCTGGCGCTGATCGCGGATGGGGAGCCGCCCCATTTCGTCATCGCCGACTATCATCTCGACGAAGCCGACGGAATCGCGGCGATCGAGACATTGCGCGGCCGCTTCGGCCAGGCCTTGCCGGCGATCCTGATCACGGCGGATCGCGATATGGGCCTCAAGCGCCGGGCGGCGGATGCCGATATCGATCTCCTGCACAAGCCGCTGAAGCCCGCTTCCTTGCGGGCGCTCCTGACGCGCAAGGCGGCGCTCGCGGCGGCCGAATGATCGGGGCGGAGCTGCTCGCCTCAGGTCATCAGATCAGAACGATTTTTCGGGCGCAAAGAAGCAGAAGACCGGCGTCTGCGAGCCGTCGGAATAGCTCTTGTAGAAGATCCAATAATCGCCGTCCTGCGACGGCAATTCACGGCCATAGGCCAGCACCTGCTTGTAGCCGTCGACATGCCAGCCATCGGCCATCGCATGCACTTGCTGGGCGGTGAGGTGATGGACATCGTCCGGGCCGCAGCAGGACGACTTGACCCAGGCCGGCACCTGCGTGCCATTCGCCCATTCGTCATGGGCACAGACCGGTGTCGCGAGCACCAGAAGCGCGGCGGCGAGGAGAACGCGCATGGAAGCCTCCGATGAGGCCATCCCGGTGCGGAAGATGCAGTCAGCATGGGTTCGCGCTGCGGGACGGCGACGCGTTGAACTTGACCCTACGCCCGACGGAAGCGGGCCTGCGCGAAGTCGGTTCATCGGCTCCGGTGGCGGTCACCGATCGGGCCTCTGGAGCTTGGCTCCGCGCCGCCCATGTCGAATAGGGAAATATCGGACCGCAAGCTTGCGCGAAGCTTGCGGTCCGACTCGGCCGCTCGAGGGCCGGCTTGATGGAACCTATTGCGGGCCTTTGCCGAGCCTCAGCTCGGCCTCCCTGCGGATGAGGTCGGTGAGCTCGGGGCGGCTCGCCGCCAGCGCCCGGAAATCGGCGATGTCGAGGGTCAGGAGCTGCGTCGCCTTGGTGGTCACGATGGTGGCGTTGCGCGGCGCACCTGTGAGAATGGCGATCTCGCCGAAGAACGCGCCCGAGCCCAGGCGTACCGACTTCGGCTCGATCAGGATCTCGACCTCGCCGTCGACGATGAAATACATGCAATCGCCGGGCTGGCCGCGCCGCGTCACCACCGAGCGCGCCGGGAAGTCGCGCGGCCGCAGCAAGGCCGCGACATCGGCGATGGTCGCTGCTCCCGCATTCTCGAAGAAGGACACTTTCGAGATCATGTCCCAGCTGCGCAGGAACTCGGTGCGCTTCAATTCGGCCGAGAAGCCGGTCGCCAGGATACCGGCGAGAAGACTGATCGTGCCGAGGCCGCCGATCATCACCGCCCCGCCGATCATGCGCCCGAACAAGGTCACGGGGACCATGTCGCCATAGCCGGTGGTGGTCAGCGTGGTGATCGCCCACCACAGCGCCGCGCCGACGCTGGTGAAGACCTCGGGCTGGGCGTGCCGCTCGGCCAGGAAGCCGAGCACCGCCCCGCCCGTGAGCACGATCCCGAACAGCAGAAGCACGCCGAGGATAGGCTCGCGTTCACGCAGGATCACGGTCGCCAGCATGCGCCCGCCGCCCGAATAGCGCGCGAAGCGCAGCAGCCATAGCGAAGCGAGCAGCGGGGCGCCGGTCTGCGTCCAGGAGAACGGTGCCACGAGCGCCATCGGCAAGACGGTGAGTACGTCGAGCGCTCCCCAGGCGGTGCCGGCCCAGGGGGTGTCGCCGGCCTCCGCGGCCCGGTGCTTCTGCCGCAAGGTGATGGGGCGCGACAGGGCGACGCGCACCAGCGCATCGACGAGGAACAGCACCATCACCGCGATCAGCACCGCCGAGGCGAGAAGATGCTCGCCCGGCGTGAGGCTCTGCGTCGTGAAGGCGATCATGGCGAGCAGGCCGATCACGATGAGCGCCGCCTCGGCGCGCCGGTAGATGCGGGCCGGCAACGTCATCGATTGCCGGTCGAGCACCCCGACCAGCATGTCGATCCAAGGCGATAACTGCGACAATCGGCTCACGGTCATGCGGCCATGTCCGCTTCGCACGTGCGGGCCGAGATCATCGACACCAAAACCTCCGTGGCCAAATTCTCCATTGCATTGTCATGCAGTCGCATCATCACCAAAGCTTCCTTCCAGCCAGCATGCTCCGTTGCATGGGAAACATGCGCCAGGGCCGGGCCAGCAACGAAATTCGTGTTGACGCAGATTACAATAGCATCGCATCCGATTGAGAAAAGCCGATATTCAGCGCGCCTGAGAGATGGCCGCTGAAAGATCGGGGCAAGAGAATGAGGGAAGGTGAGGGCATGCAACGCCGATTCCGTTCGGGGCGCGATTTTCGCCAGAGCCTGACCATCGAGGAATTGCGCGCCATCGCCAAGCGGCGCTTGCCGGCCTTCGCGCTCGAATATCTCGAGGGAGGCGCCGAGGACGAGGTGACCTTGCGGCGCAACCGCATGGCCTTCGAAGCGCTGGCCTTCGTCTCGAAGACCCTCGTCGACGTGACGCGTCGCGATCTCTCGGTCGAGGTCTTCGGCGAGACATTGCCGCTGCCGATCGCTATCGCGCCGACTGGATCGAGCGGGCTTTTCGCCCGTAAAGGCGATCTGGCGCTGGCGCGCGCCGCCGCGGCCACCGGCATCCCTTTCATCCAGAGCACCGTCTCGACGCTCAAGCTCGAGACCATCGCGGCCGAGGCCGGAGGTCGCCATTGGATGCAGCTCTACATGCTCAAGGACCGGGCCGTGACCGAGGCGAT from Rhizobiales bacterium GAS188 includes:
- a CDS encoding 2-dehydro-3-deoxyglucarate aldolase/4-hydroxy-2-oxoheptanedioate aldolase gives rise to the protein MFVPKRSSLRYRIDRGDRLGVIWLSLGSVALTEIAARARPDAIVLDLQHGLWDRQGMEAAIGVVPSEIPVMARVAENTPLAIGQALDAGAEGVIVPLVETGKQAARAVKASRYPPLGERSGGGARPLADYVDYHGAAERGIVVAVMIETARGMKNAKKIAATEGVDLVFIGTGDLALSLGTFPAIDARHEDACRDILAACRAHWTPCGIFTTSGDAAARRRAEGYRMVVIADDIGLAGRGFNAATAAYAASGVPALPAQAKAEPAKLPA
- a CDS encoding Na+/proline symporter is translated as MIASWTVILSALVYLCFLFVVAQYGDRGGRSWLSGRPRATIYALGLSVYCTSWTIYGSVDFAAINGIAFLGIYVGPALVFLFGTRLLTRIARIAKSQNSTSIADLIAARYGKNELVAAAVALIALIAVIPYIALQLKAVSASLTAVLTSLEGGSAAGPLLIFGDLSLIVALVLSGFAVAFGTRHIDATEHQDGLMLAIAMEAIVKLVAFLIVGVVIVAPDLLDRLPQAAAAASAASFNPWRLSDPVSFLTMAGLSVAAILLLPRQFHVTVVENRNLGDIRRSSWMFPLYLVLINLLVVPIAMAGLPLLPKAPSDNAMLLLAVPLQRGETLTALIAFIGGLSASTAMVIVDSIAVAIMISNHLAVPLVLRLTFLRQRLLREPGRQSFAEAPARDMTGFILSVRRVAIITVVLLGYLYFRGARGEALATIGLLSFAAIAQILPTFLGAMFWRRANARGALVALLIGSAIWTYTLLLPTFAGTRRGLDALIAHGPWGLGFLRPEHLFGLELPSLAHGVFWSLAANAVALIVFSLSRAPTVMERAQAGVFLDRGRDRGVPLFARRGVVSVADLRDTLSRYLGPDRAARAFDAFLADRGGEAALDAQADAELIRRVEHLLSSAIGAASARLVLALLTRRQAVSSRDALQLLGDTSAALQQDRDLLQHALDHVRQGITVIDKDRCLLAWNTAWLELYQLPDGLLKPGVKLDEIVRFNARRGLYGEGDEEAFVAQRVRSFFDRIDPVRLRLYPSRAVIEVRSNPLPDGGVVTTYTDVTASVAAEEKLAIANETLEGRVKERTSELERLNAELIRAKAFAEEANASKTRFLAAASHDILQPLNAARLYASAFAERPRAAGAAELASHVDGSLEVVEGIISELLDIARFDAGAMRPEIVAVRLDDLLRQLEREYGPQAEGKGLRLIRSPSSLVVSTDRLLLRRLLQNLVSNAIKYTRSGGVLVGARRRGAQVRIEVWDTGVGIPQGQQSAIFEEFKRLPEGASQAQGVGLGLSIVRRIADLLTAPLTIRSLPQRGSVFSISLPATSEPPQSLPQRRFAVRGGGGYAGLRILVIDNEPAILSGMRILLEGWGCVCLTAAHAREALALIADGEPPHFVIADYHLDEADGIAAIETLRGRFGQALPAILITADRDMGLKRRAADADIDLLHKPLKPASLRALLTRKAALAAAE
- a CDS encoding voltage-gated potassium channel, whose protein sequence is MTVSRLSQLSPWIDMLVGVLDRQSMTLPARIYRRAEAALIVIGLLAMIAFTTQSLTPGEHLLASAVLIAVMVLFLVDALVRVALSRPITLRQKHRAAEAGDTPWAGTAWGALDVLTVLPMALVAPFSWTQTGAPLLASLWLLRFARYSGGGRMLATVILREREPILGVLLLFGIVLTGGAVLGFLAERHAQPEVFTSVGAALWWAITTLTTTGYGDMVPVTLFGRMIGGAVMIGGLGTISLLAGILATGFSAELKRTEFLRSWDMISKVSFFENAGAATIADVAALLRPRDFPARSVVTRRGQPGDCMYFIVDGEVEILIEPKSVRLGSGAFFGEIAILTGAPRNATIVTTKATQLLTLDIADFRALAASRPELTDLIRREAELRLGKGPQ
- a CDS encoding Kynurenine formamidase: MATDILEKLAKQIAKRKIRIVDLTQTLKPSTPVIQLPPPFAQSNAFSISQISHYDEKGPGWYWNNISCGEHTGTHFDAPIHWVTGKDYADGSTDTIDVQRFVAPACVIDCSKEAAKDEKFLLTPKHILAWEKKHGKIPKGHWVLMRTDWSKRDDPSAFLNMKEDGPHVPGPNVEAIRFLTQERDVNGFGVEAVGTDAGQAHSFEPPFPSHNMMHGSNRFGLASLCNLDQLPATGSVIFTAPLKIEHGSGSPLRVLALVAEE